The genomic DNA GTAAAGAATAATAGTGATTTTTTTTTGCGTAGTCGGTAATATTTTTAGTCAGACTCAGTTTCATCAATTGCATAAAATTTCCCTGGTTTATTCTGATAGTCATTTTACATTTGATGCGATCGCTCTTAACTAACTGATAACTGAATTAATTACTTCTTCTGGGCCAACCAAAGATATATAAGGTTCTTGCAAATAGCTGTTAGCTGCTGTCATCGCTAACTTAGAACTGATTTTATGAATAAGTTTGGGAAATTCATGATCAAATTCAATTCCTAAGCCCAGAATCTCATACCAACCGTATATTTGAGCAATTTTGCCATTAGTTTGTTTACCCAAAGCATACTGTCCCAGAACTTTGTTTTTAGCGGTTTGTATTTCATCCTCAGAGAGTTCGGTATTACACAAACGTTCCACTTCTTGGCTTAGTCCTTCCAGCGCAATCTGAGTATTTTCCGGTGCTGTACCCATATAAACTATAAATGAAGCAGGATAAAGACGAGTTGAGTACATGGCCGAGACTTCATAGGCTAAACCTCGTTTTTCTCTTAATTCCACAAACAAGCGGCTAGAAAGTCCATTTCCCAGGTATGTAGACAACAATTTGAGGGCGGCATATCCAGGAGCGCTGACTGATGTACCCATATAACCCAACATGACTATAGATTGTTGTGTATTTAAGGGTTTGATGCAAGATTGAGGTTTAACAGAAATTGCAGGTAAATCTAATATGTACCGTGGTTTATTGGGTGGCTGCCAATCACTAAATACTTTTGATACTATTTCTAAAGCTGTGTCTAATGTGATGTGTCCAGCAATACTAATCACCATATTATCTGGACGAAAATGTGTTTGGTGAAATTCTTCTAAATCTGCACGAGTAATGTTATTGACAGTTGTTTCTGTACCTAGCACTGATACAGAGTAGGGGTGATTTTGGTACATGACTTTTCGTATTTGTTCAAAAGCCAAATTAAAGGGTTGCTCTTTTTGGGAACGAATATCTTGGATTGCTAATCGTTTTTCTAGTTCTATTTGGTTTTGAGGAAATGTAGGCGATCGCAACAACAAACCAGACAGTGCTAAAATTTCTGTAAAATCAGCAGTTACTGTTTTCAACGACAGTAAAAAATAGTCAGTACCAGTGTTGACACTTAAACTTGCTCCTACTGATTCAACTTTTTCAGCAATTTCTAAGCTGGATAAACCATCACAACCTTTTGTCATCAATGCTGATAATAAGTTTGCTAAACCAGCTTTTTCCCGATTTTCATAACAACTACCAGCACGGACAAAAACCCGCCCTGCAACTATATCTGCTGCGGGATTTTCTGTGACCAATAAAACAATACCATTGGGTAATACGGTGCGATGAATAGAAGACATAGAATCACTAATAGGGATTGAGAATAATAACTACGTAATTTTGTGGTGAAAAATAGTTTTTAACTAATGTTTTCAGCTATTGACTCTAAAAATACTGAATTTGCTGAGGATAAGCAACCGCTAATTCTGCTTGAGCAATGTTATTGTTATAACCATATAGGGATGTTAACTGATTTTGTCTCAAACTTAAAGTGTAATATTATCAGTTCCCACGGCAGGACTTTTTCAGCACACCTCAATAACAAAACTCCCAAGTTACAAGAACCTGGGAGCTAAAAATTTTGAGTTCACCACAACGCCGTCTTACCTAAGTTTATGACCTGGTTTTACCAGGTGGGAACTGGTTTTCCCTGTTTAAAGTTTCCGAGTACAGGCTCGGTCTACTGCCACAAGAACTTTTTAGTTCCCTTGTTTTTAAAGACATAGATCAAAAAACTTGGGGGCAGTCACCAACGTCGTAGTGCAACTAATTCATTATAGCTTTGAAGAACAATTTGTGTAGAGGGGTAGGAAAAATTTTTAATTAGCTATTGGGTATTGGGTTATTTACCTCCCCCATCTGCCTATCACCTAACTGGGATACCAGATAGATTCTATAGTTTGTACAATAGATTCTAGGCTATGGGTTGGCTGTTCTAGTAAGACGGTGATATGTCCTAATTTACGTCCAGGACGAGATTCTGTTTTTCCGTACCAGTGCAGGTAAGCTTGGGGAATAGCTGCTAATTTGTGTCTTTGTATTTGATAATCACTATGGGAATTTTCATACCCTAGCAAGTTGACCATAACTGCACCAGGAACAATTAAACTAGAATTACTCAAAGGTAAGCCAGCAACTGCCCTCAAATGTTGTTCAAACTGGGAAGTTTCACAGGCATCTAAGGAAAAATGCCCGGAATTATGGGTTCTTGGTGCAATTTCATTAATCAGTATTTTGCCATCAGCGGTGATAAATAGCTCAATGCCAAAAATACCAACTACTTCGAGACTGTTTAAGATTTTACAGGCGATCGCTTCAATTTCTGTTATTTGTGCTGGTGTAATCTCCGCTGGTGCAATTACTCGCCGACAAACTTGTTCTTCTTGTTGGGTTTCTACAACTGGATACGTAACTATTTCCCCATTAATAGAACGCGCTGCAATTATCGCTAATTCTTTGGTAAAGGGGACAAATTCTTCTACTAAGAATTGTGTATTACTTTGATTAATTACTGTTAATAAATCTAGCAAATCATTGATTATAAAAGTCCCCTGTCCATCATAACCATGTCGTCTGGCTTTGAGAACAACAGGAAAATGCCAATCTTTGATTTTAGATTCAATATTGTCTGATGATTCAATAGGGAAAAACTGGGGAACTGGTAAACCTAAATCCCGCAAATAGCAACGTTGATGATACTTATCTAATAATGGTGATAAAGCTGATAATCTAGGACGAAAGCAAACACCTTGTTTTTCTAATAAATGTAAAGCTTCTAGATCAACAAATTCATTTTCAAAGGTGATAATATCACATCTTGTTGCTAAAATTTCTGTTGCTTCTGCATCGTCAACAGCCGCTAAAATTACATCCTCAGCTATGGATACTGCGGGGTCATTTTTATTAGGAGTTTGTACTATTAATTCCAATCCTAATTTTGTGGCCGCATCCCCCATCATCCAGGCCAGTTGTCCACCACCAATTACACCAATCCGCTTTATTGACATCCTAACGACTCACGAGTTTCTACACCAGTTTGAGAATTTACACCACTGGCTTTTTTACATAGTTCTTTAATTTGCGCCTTATCTAACATTGCATAACTGAAGTCTGCACCTGCGATATTCACATCATTAAAGACAGAACGGAGAAAAAGAGCTTCTACTAAAACGGCATCACTTAAATCAGCCTCAGTTAATGTTACTTCATTAACCATCGCATTACTTAAATCTGCCCCATGTAAATTTGTTTTTGTCATGACTGAAGCACTTAATACTGCTCCTCTCAAGTCAGCACCGCTAAAGTTTGTCATTTCTAAGTTTGTGTTAGAAAACTCCGCCGCTTGTAAACTTTGTTTTGAAAAATCACGTCTTGCTAGTTCTGCGTTACTAAATGATAGGGGATGAGTCCAGTCTGCTAATGCTGGAAATGCCACACACCAAACTATAGCTGCTAACACTAATCCTATTGCTTGTCGCCAATACATCATTTATTAATCATTTGTAATGTTTCTTGTATTCCAGTTTACCGTATTATCTTGGCTTTAAAGTCTGTGCTGGCTGAATATTTCTAGATAATTTTTCATATTTGGCTAATTTTCAATTATCAAGAAGTAGAGAATTTTATTATTACTTTAGATATTAGCATTTACTCACACGTTAGTTTACATTTGTTGACATTTTCTGATTATAAGTAAAGTTTATTATATTTTTTCGTCAGCCATGATTAGTAACTGTTATTCTTTTGATTAAGGGTAGTAATATAAATTGTTTGACTTGATTTGCTGACATTTCATGGTTATGTAATTAGCGTTAATCCTATAAGCATTTATTAGCTATTCAGAAATTTCCGATCAATCTATATTCACAAACTAATGAAAACAGGACTTGGTATGCTCATGATTAATCATTACTCTATCGAATGGATAGAAGCTTGGTGTGTAGAAAATGGCTGGACAGATTTATTTGTAGAACGCCGTGATAATTATTGGGCTTTTCCCCCAGGAGGAGTTATGCCAGAACCAATTCCGGTTCATGTTTTGAGAATGATTAAAGAAAAGAATGGCTTAACAAATCAGGAAATGTTATGGTCTATGATCGCTGTAGTTATTACTATTTTATCTGTCTTTTATACCTTTATTCTTAAATGTCCCATGCCTTTGGTTTTTGCTTTTGCTTTTAATGCGGTGACAGTTGCACAACTTGAATTAGAGGATGTTTAAATTAATTATTTTTGCTTGGTTGCAAGACCTAGTTTTGAGCAGGTTTTGGTAAGATGCTGTATTTAATATTTCAATATATTGATATTTGTACCATTACCTACTCTTAACTACTGATAAAACAGTGATTGCACCGCCCTAATTTTATCGAGTGCCTAGTGTTAATTTACTTTCTTTCACCTACATTTTTATATTAACTGATTTCTTGAATAGAAACAGATGTTTGCCGATTTTGATTTAAGAATTCACAAACTTTGGTTGGTGCATGACTTGAGTCCGGTATTACAAGTTCATCGGATTTAAAGATAATATCATTATAATCTTGCATCTGACGTAATTCCATAATATTCTTTTTGATTTTATTAAGTTCGGTTTTAACTGAATTCCAGTCTAAACCTTCTTCTAAGAAGACATCTAATAAATTAACCCAACCACCCCAAAATTTCGATAGCAAGAAAGAAGTTTTTGGTTTATTTTTGCCTTTTAGACCTATTGCTTTAAATACCTCTGCACCCTCTTGCTCCAGTTGATTTGCCATTGAAAATATTTGAATGTCTATTTGTGGTTAATAATTGATATTATTTTAGTATAAATAATGTATTTTTATACCAATCTAAACAAAGTTTGCTACAGATAGGACATCCTCAAATAAAATCACCATTAATTGCAGAAACAATAAACGGTGAGGTTAACTGTACATTCGCATATTACACCTGGACTTCTCAATTTGATGCGGTACAGACACGAATTATACAACGCTTATAGTGCAACCATCTTGCCCACTACTGGTATACTTCACTTAAAAGCCGATGATGAGATTTGAACTCACGACCTACTGATTACGAATCAGTTGCTCTACCACTGAGCCACATCGGCATACTACGATATAAAAGCATAACATATATTTACAAAAATGGTAGACCAAAAGCTCAAAAATCGTTTAAAAGCCGAAGCTGCTGCACCCTATCGGGGATTAAGAAAATTTATTTATATTGGTGTTGGTGCTTCCGGTTTTATTGGTGCATTTGTCTTTTTCTTCCAACTACTAGCAGGTAGAAACATAGAAACTGCCTTACCTAACTTTGCCCTACAGACAGGAATAATTGCCCTCATGGTATTCCTGTGGAGATGGGAACAAAAGCACTCAAAAAAGGTATGAGTCAGGAGGGGCGAACGGCCGTTCGCCCTTACAGGATTCAGAATGAAAAATTAATGTTTCCACTGTCACCTGTCACCTGTCACCTCTCTTACTGCGGTTTCACTACATAAGCAGAAGAAATAGGTTCGGCCCTACCAATAGACACAAGTGCTTGATAAACAAAGGCTGCAATTTCCGCCCTAGTAGCCTGACGATTAGGATCAAGTTGTTGAACTGAAGGATAATTAACTACTAACTCTCTTACAGTAGCCGCAGCCACAGACCCAATAGCATAATTAGGGATTTGACTGGCATCAGCATAAATACCAAGAACACTGTTATTGTTAGCACTGAAATTTAATCCATTAGCCAAAGCTACCAAAGCTTGTACTCTCGGAATTTGTTGCTGTGGTTTAAAAGTACCATCAGGATAACCAGCGACAAACTGACTTTTGTAAGCTTCCTGAATTGCACTATAAGCCCAGAAATTAGTCTGAACATCCCTAAAATTAATCGCTGGACGTTTAACAGGAGGTTGTAAAGCCTTGGTAATAATAGCTGCAAACTGAGCGCGAGTTACAGGTTCATTTGGTCTAAAAGTCCCATCAGGAAAACCTGCAATAATATTTTGAGAGGCTAAAGCTTCAATGTATGTTTTTGCCCAATAACCATTAGGTACGTCTCGAAAACCAGAAGTACCAACACCACCATTATCAACAGGTGGGTTAACTGTCGCTGCTACAAAATCAACTTCCCCAGAAATCCGCGCTTGATCAATATCATTACCAATAGCAAGAATCCGGTTTGATCTCGTAGCGTTATTCAAATCGTAACGGGTATTATTCCGAATCAGATTACCACCGGGATTCTCATTAGTCCCAAGGTTAGGAAGAGCATTAATGGTAACAACAATCCCATCTCGCTTATTATTCTGAATCACGTTTTGACGCAGGATAGGCTTTGCAGATTCTGAGATAAAAAGACCATCTTGGTTTTGGGTAATT from Okeanomitos corallinicola TIOX110 includes the following:
- a CDS encoding pitrilysin family protein yields the protein MSSIHRTVLPNGIVLLVTENPAADIVAGRVFVRAGSCYENREKAGLANLLSALMTKGCDGLSSLEIAEKVESVGASLSVNTGTDYFLLSLKTVTADFTEILALSGLLLRSPTFPQNQIELEKRLAIQDIRSQKEQPFNLAFEQIRKVMYQNHPYSVSVLGTETTVNNITRADLEEFHQTHFRPDNMVISIAGHITLDTALEIVSKVFSDWQPPNKPRYILDLPAISVKPQSCIKPLNTQQSIVMLGYMGTSVSAPGYAALKLLSTYLGNGLSSRLFVELREKRGLAYEVSAMYSTRLYPASFIVYMGTAPENTQIALEGLSQEVERLCNTELSEDEIQTAKNKVLGQYALGKQTNGKIAQIYGWYEILGLGIEFDHEFPKLIHKISSKLAMTAANSYLQEPYISLVGPEEVINSVIS
- a CDS encoding 5-(carboxyamino)imidazole ribonucleotide synthase, coding for MSIKRIGVIGGGQLAWMMGDAATKLGLELIVQTPNKNDPAVSIAEDVILAAVDDAEATEILATRCDIITFENEFVDLEALHLLEKQGVCFRPRLSALSPLLDKYHQRCYLRDLGLPVPQFFPIESSDNIESKIKDWHFPVVLKARRHGYDGQGTFIINDLLDLLTVINQSNTQFLVEEFVPFTKELAIIAARSINGEIVTYPVVETQQEEQVCRRVIAPAEITPAQITEIEAIACKILNSLEVVGIFGIELFITADGKILINEIAPRTHNSGHFSLDACETSQFEQHLRAVAGLPLSNSSLIVPGAVMVNLLGYENSHSDYQIQRHKLAAIPQAYLHWYGKTESRPGRKLGHITVLLEQPTHSLESIVQTIESIWYPS
- a CDS encoding pentapeptide repeat-containing protein; protein product: MYWRQAIGLVLAAIVWCVAFPALADWTHPLSFSNAELARRDFSKQSLQAAEFSNTNLEMTNFSGADLRGAVLSASVMTKTNLHGADLSNAMVNEVTLTEADLSDAVLVEALFLRSVFNDVNIAGADFSYAMLDKAQIKELCKKASGVNSQTGVETRESLGCQ
- a CDS encoding DUF3493 domain-containing protein; its protein translation is MVDQKLKNRLKAEAAAPYRGLRKFIYIGVGASGFIGAFVFFFQLLAGRNIETALPNFALQTGIIALMVFLWRWEQKHSKKV
- a CDS encoding DUF1565 domain-containing protein, with the translated sequence MKSRGFNISRLSVTSSLTALLVVAGSFILPPNQVQAGYSPQFIAQIPASATLIYVNPAIGQDRSGAGLTEGTPYKTITFALSRAQSNTVIKLAPGSYTKDTGETFPLILKPGVILLGNESTRGQGTAIIGGGYYTSRTFARQDVTILAENNTTITGVNITNPNLRGTGIWVESSNPTIKNNTFTNSGREGVFITGEGNPKIENNIFFQNRGNGVSVAKSAQGEIRNNSFEDTGFGLAIGGDSMPLVEGNQITQNQDGLFISESAKPILRQNVIQNNKRDGIVVTINALPNLGTNENPGGNLIRNNTRYDLNNATRSNRILAIGNDIDQARISGEVDFVAATVNPPVDNGGVGTSGFRDVPNGYWAKTYIEALASQNIIAGFPDGTFRPNEPVTRAQFAAIITKALQPPVKRPAINFRDVQTNFWAYSAIQEAYKSQFVAGYPDGTFKPQQQIPRVQALVALANGLNFSANNNSVLGIYADASQIPNYAIGSVAAATVRELVVNYPSVQQLDPNRQATRAEIAAFVYQALVSIGRAEPISSAYVVKPQ